The nucleotide sequence ttgaaatatatcagtctgtgtgtaatgaattaatataatatacaagcttcactttttgaatggaaatagagaaataaatcaacttttttatgttattctaattatatgaccagcacctgtatacaaaaaaggcaaaaaaataaaaaatcaggaaCAGgaaatatatatagcctattagaatataatgttaaaaatatagtaaCACATGGAAATAATGACCAAGGACGGAgatatttgtttacttttctaAGGAGAACTGGACTGGAATGatgattttaagttttaataagtTAGAGTGAGACAACAGATGGCAGTAATGCAAAACTATGGATGCCAACTGCCGTGAAACTCCaacaaagaagaagaaatactgttgaacctgtttttatacaggcTATGTGTTGAacctgtttttatattgtacGTAGGCCATTGTCGCTCTGTAGTAAACTCTTTGAAAACATGTCGAGGGGTGAGTACCCAATTTCCATAAACGGCACAAAGCAAATATATCTCCTCTGTGTTTCGTTGTTTGCTTACGTActctctgttttcattttcagctCTAATCATTACAGCTGGGGCTGGTAAGTGTAAGCAAAGACCAGCATATAATCTAGGCcctttttaaatgtgtttgagcACGaattaaagaatagttcaccccaaatatGATGGCCCCTCAgcccatcaaagatgtagatgagtttgaaaTCGGAACAGAAATGTAGCATGACAATATCATGACAATAGCGTCAGAATGAGTTCAGTTAGctgatataaactatataaatgaTATGTCAGTAAACcacaagctgcatgtttgtaataaacaattttattgacTTATAAATTAGctgtcctctatccataatatagcTTTATCCAGTGAAAAAATGAACAATTGTCTAGTCTGAATCACTAGAGAAATGCACAGACCAAGaaccatttacaagtgaaaaccgATCTAAATAAATCTATTGGTAAATTTCGTTGTGAAAGGACAACGGGGTTagactttttcactagagaaagcaGGACAGTTAAACGTTTCTTGCAAACATggagcttttcacttcacacaaCATTAACCGGTGGACTGAAGTGGTGTCCATTATTTGGATTATTATCTCTTTTTTTCATTATCTGTTTGGATACTCATTTCtccttattaaattttttttattcaaatcttttctggtgaagaaataaactcatccaTATCTTGCATGGCTTGAAGGTGAGTACCTTAGTACCTTACCTCACACATACTTGTGTGAACTACTTATTTTATAGAAGTATTTAAAATTTATTAGAAAATTTaactgaatgctttaaactatttattttcctGTTGATTAGCTGGTGCAGTACTTCTGGCCCCTTTTGCGCTTGGCATGGCTGGGTTTACCACCGCCGGCATCACTGCAGGTTCTGTGGCAGCTGGCATGATGTCATCAGCAGCCATCTCCAGCGGTGGCGGTGTGGCTTCAGGAAGTTTGGTTGCTCTCCTCCAATCTGCAGGTATTTTCTAATCCTATATTAAGAGTATAAATGCCCTAATAAGagcaaaaaaaatgtaacacaCCTGTACTAAAATGAATTCGTCTGATAAGCTACACGTGTAACTGAATTGTTTTGAAACGGTAGTTCCTGAGTAATGTCAATGGAAGGGTTTTTATTCTAAGATGCACGTATGAACTTGTATGACATCACTGGGCTGGGTACAGCTGTTCTCTGTGTCATTCTCATTCAGTTTTTCCTGTTGTAAGGCGTTTTGTGTTCTGACAAGTACCTCTCACTGATCTCTATCCACCTTATTCCTACGCCCCATGACCCTTTTTCGTGAATTATGGGTGTAACTTCTGTTAAGCTGTAAATCAGTAAAAGGCTCGCTTTATGAATGCAAaatatgttattgtttttttcaacTGGGCACAATGAGATGACATTATTCTACTCACCCATTCAACcatcaaacataaaaataacagtgtAAAAAGATAAACGGGAACTTTCAACAAACCATGAATAACCCCAAAAGCCAGATTTGTTCAACAGCAATAACAGATGGGTGAAATATCACTGTAGTAATATCtgtattatgtaatatatgttgCCTTAATAAAATATGCCATAGATATTCTTATAACATGTCATTCTGTATCACtctgtgttgtttattttttttttattataaaacatgaaGGGAAATCGACAGCTCATTCAAATAGAAGTTCCCCAAACCGGAAGTGGCAACCATAATTCAAAACGCAGTAGGCTTCAGTGGATACTGTGGCATTAAAAAGGAAAGTCTTTGTTACTGTGGCAAATGGGATAAAGTCCCTTTGGtgaaaaaggccaagtactgtaTAAGAAGACCTTTATCCCAACCtccattaatattttatataggatcttaaagatttttttttttaagtgatgtaTGTATTGTTAACTAAAGTTGTGATCATTGTTTGTGTTGTTGGTTGAGCCTTTGCCTAAAGGCTATTTTCTACCCCATTAGGGTTAGACAATaaagcttttgtcatttttttaggCGCTGCTGGTATGTCTGCAACAGCAACAGCTGGTGTGGCATCTGTGGGCGCTGCTGCAGGAGCTCTAGTAAGTGGGGCAGTCGGTTTGTTGAAGAAGATGAGGAAATGAGAAATGTACTGGAGTCCAGAGAGCTTCTGTTTACAGCCGGCTACCATGAAAAGAGTTTAGCAGCAGCCTTTGAGTGTTTAAAGTAATTTTCTGTAGCTTGATTTTAAGTGTTTAGctaaattttaaaaataaggATGTAAGCAcccaaaacttgaaaaaaaaaatctgtgatttttCATTTGGCACTTTGTAACTAAAATTATACTGTGGCTCTAGGCTAGATGCGTGGTCTGTGTTTAAATTTATGTACTAAAAGCACTTTTACATTGTGTTTAcatcatgtgcagaattattcatattcactgTTTTTCATAGATTGCAAAAATGTACAGTAACTACTTTAAAATGAATCCATGTAGTAAATTCATGTTGCTAATAATGTGATTAAATTTGAATTCTGTCACCGGAATCCTGTTTGTCTTCgtcttgttttaattttctgcagaAAATGAgctggtttacacacagcttgCTGTCTGTGTGCAAAGAGGTGAACAAACAGACTTACAGTAGCTTATAAAGACAACGTTTCAAGGTGACGCCCTTTGGTCCT is from Carassius auratus strain Wakin chromosome 13, ASM336829v1, whole genome shotgun sequence and encodes:
- the LOC113112458 gene encoding interferon alpha-inducible protein 27-like protein 2A; the protein is MSRALIITAGAAGAVLLAPFALGMAGFTTAGITAGSVAAGMMSSAAISSGGGVASGSLVALLQSAGAAGMSATATAGVASVGAAAGALVSGAVGLLKKMRK